A stretch of the Lolium perenne isolate Kyuss_39 chromosome 3, Kyuss_2.0, whole genome shotgun sequence genome encodes the following:
- the LOC127338472 gene encoding cysteine protease 1-like — protein MGVGGKAAVSVAMVLVAFVLFASAAAAAAPDMSIISYNSAHGVRGLQRTEAEVRAMYDHWLARHRRSYNALGEFERRFRAFWGNLKIVDAHNANAEAHGFRLGMNRFADLTNAEFRAAYLGGAVPRSHGLHTVGERYIHDGVEALPEHVDWREKGAVAPVKNQGQCGSCWAFSAVGAVEGINKIVTGDLVTLSEQELVECAKNGQNSGCNGGMMEDAFDFIARNGGIDTEEDYPYTAKDGRCDHAKMIRTVVSIDGFESVPENDELSLKKAVAHQPVSVGIEAGGPEFQLYESGVFSGRCGTELDHGVVAVGYGTTDDGKDYWTVRNSWGPNWGEGGYIRMERNVTARTGKCGIAMMASYPVKTGPNPTPKPNPPEPTKPVACDRHNKCPAGSTCCCTYGVRKTCFVWGCCPAKAATCCKDGATCCPSDHPVCNQENRTCSKSKNSPYTVEALIRTPAKRRMATPLTDLIDSMFS, from the exons ATGGGGGTCGGCGGCAAGGCCGCGGTCTCGGTGGCCATGGTCCTCGTGGCCTTCGTCCTCTTCGCGTCAGCAGCAGCCGCCGCGGCGCCCGACATGTCCATCATCTCCTACAACTCGGCGCACGGCGTCCGCGGGCTGCAGCGGACGGAGGCCGAGGTTCGCGCGATGTACGACCACTGGCTGGCGCGGCACCGCCGCTCCTACAACGCGCTCGGCGAGTTCGAGCGCCGGTTCCGCGCGTTCTGGGGCAACCTAAAGATCGTCGACGCCCACAACGCCAACGCGGAAGCGCACGGGTTCCGCCTCGGGATGAACCGCTTCGCCGACCTTACCAATGCCGAGTTCCGCGCCGCCTACCTCGGCGGCGCCGTCCCGAGGAGCCACGGGCTCCACACCGTCGGAGAGAGGTACATCCACGACGGCGTCGAGGCGCTGCCGGAGCACGTTGACTGGAGGGAGAAGGGCGCCGTCGCGCCCGTCAAGAACCAGGGCCAGTGCGGCAGCTGCTGGGCGTTCTCGGCGGTCGGCGCCGTGGAGGgcatcaacaagatcgtcacgggCGACCTGGTGACGCTGTCGGAGCAGGAGCTGGTGGAGTGCGCCAAGAACGGGCAGAACAGCGGGTGCAACGGCGGGATGATGGAGGACGCCTTCGACTTCATCGCCCGGAATGGCGGCATCGACACGGAGGAGGACTACCCGTACACGGCCAAGGACGGCAGGTGCGACCACGCCAAGATGATCCGCACGGTGGTGTCCATCGACGGCTTCGAGAGCGTGCCCGAGAACGACGAGCTGTCGCTGAAGAAGGCGGTGGCGCACCAGCCCGTGAGCGTGGGCATCGAGGCCGGCGGGCCCGAGTTCCAGCTGTACGAGTCCGGGGTGTTCTCCGGCAGGTGCGGCACGGAGCTCGaccacggcgtggtggcggtaggGTACGGCACGACGGACGACGGCAAGGATTACTGGACCGTGCGCAACTCGTGGGGGCCCAACTGGGGCGAGGGCGGCTACATCCGCATGGAGCGCAACGTCACCGCTCGCACCGGCAAGTGCGGCATCGCCATGATGGCCTCCTACCCCGTCAAGACCGGGCCCAACCCGACacccaagccgaacccgccggagcCGACGAAGCCGGTGGCCTGCGACCGCCACAACAAGTGCCCGGCGGGGAGCACCTGCTGCTGCACCTACGGCGTCAGGAAGACGTGCTTCGTGTGGGGGTGCTGCCCTGCCAAGGCCGCCACCTGCTGCAAGGACGGCGCAACCTGCTGCCCATCGGACCACCCCGTCTGCAACCAAGAGAATCGCACTTGCTCCAAG AGCAAGAACAGCCCATACACCGTGGAGGCACTCATCCGTACTCCGGCCAAGCGAAGGATGGCGACGCCGCTTACAGACCTGATCGACTCGATGTTCTCCTAG